A single genomic interval of Oryza sativa Japonica Group chromosome 7, ASM3414082v1 harbors:
- the LOC4342446 gene encoding MD-2-related lipid-recognition protein ROSY1, which yields MATKQSLLLLLALLAAAAAVASAVTDVEYCNKGKKYPVKVSGVEIVPDPVARGEPATFKISASTDKTIGKGKLVIDVKYFFFYVHSETRELCDVTSCPASGDFLVAHQQTLPSYTPPGSYTITMKMLGDNDEELSCISFGFSIGFAASEATI from the exons ATGGCGACCAAGcagagcctcctcctcctcctcgccctcctcgccgccgccgcggccgtcgcctccgccgtcaccgACGTCGAGTACTGCA ATAAGGGCAAGAAGTACCCGGTGAAGGTGAGCGGCGTGGAGATCGTGCCCGATCCGGTCGCCCGCGGCGAGCCCGCAACCTTCAAGATCTCCGCTTCCACTG ATAAAACTATCGGTAAAGGGAAGCTGGTTATTGATGTGAAATACTTCTTCTTCTATGTCCACTCGGAAACTCGTGAGCTCTGTGATGTGACTTCCTGCCCGGCAAGTGGTGACTTCTTGGTAGCTCATCAGCAAACCCTGCCATCATACACTCCACCA GGCTCTTACACCATCACCATGAAGATGCTGGGTGATAACGATGAGGAGCTGAGCTGCATCTCGTTCGGGTTCAGCATCGGTTTCGCTGCATCAGAAGCCACCATCTGA
- the LOC4342447 gene encoding uncharacterized protein At3g28850, giving the protein MIIKTLKARILCALKSSLPAAASPPPSPTKPGRAAAAVVVVAGDAFSDDASFFDAHETPTKNGAEPIDDWELVDEEGRVGVAAAAAEEEEEQLREFPARCPPGGEGAVVLYTTTLRGIRKTFEDCNGVRALLENLDVAFQERDVSMDRGLRDELWSVTGEKAVPPRLFVRGRDVGGAAQVLALHEDGRLLALLSPGSNKNRSAAAAAAKCDACGGLRFVVCGECDGSRKVFDGERGRGVRCRGCNENGLVMCALCL; this is encoded by the coding sequence atgatCATCAAGACGCTCAAGGCGCGGATCCTGTGCGCGCTCAAGTCCTCGCTTCCGGCCGCcgcgtccccgccgccgtcgccgaccaagCCGGGGcgagccgccgcggcggtggtggtggtcgcggGTGACGCGTTCTCCGACGACGCGTCCTTCTTTGACGCCCACGAGACCCCGACCAAGAACGGGGCGGAGCCGATCGATGATTGGGAGCTCGTCGACGAGGAGGGTCGGGTTGGggttgccgcggcggcggcggaggaggaggaggaacagcTCAGGGAGTTCCCGGCGAGGTGCccgccgggaggggagggggcggtggTGCTCTACACCACCACGCTCCGCGGCATCCGCAAGACGTTCGAGGACTGCAACGGCGTGCGCGCGCTGCTGGAGAACCTCGACGTCGCGTTCCAGGAGCGGGACGTGTCCATGGACAGGGGCCTCCGGGACGAGCTCTGGTCCGTCACGGGGGAGAAGGCCGTGCCCCCGCGCCTGTTCGTCCGCGgccgcgacgtcggcggcgccgcccaggTGCTCGCCCTCCACGAGgacggccgcctcctcgccctcctctcgCCGGGCAGCAACAAAAacaggagcgccgccgccgccgccgccaagtgcGACGCCTGCGGGGGGCTCAGGTTCGTGGTGTGCGGCGAGTGCGACGGCAGCCGCAAGGTGTTCGACGGCGAGCGCGGTCGCGGCGTGCGGTGCCGCGGCTGCAACGAGAACGGCCTCGTCATGTGCGCGCTTTGCTTGTAG
- the LOC4342448 gene encoding ubiquitin carboxyl-terminal hydrolase 8, with translation MATAATAQASASSSTASTRGSPAASSSSHSAVCLVPFRWWARVREEAPPEGGVRYAATAAASPSSYYGLRLLHSFLHPDLVLRLERGGCRGTGAGAGGRSYALVPADELSRVLARQNSSLALHNKHSFAEDSAGAYPLVLRISVRETSILTVKISKKDNPVENYKRAYKIFNIDSQPVHVWDFSGQTNLILMNEWNRSNHDCCHSELENILEVQVYAMSDSLTSKIGGTSKEYTEQSSADVNDMDVDLSYGSFGRSSSHGLIGLENLGNTCFMNSSIQCLAHTSKLVDYFLGDYDRDINRTNPLGLNGELALAFGELLRRLWNTERKPVSPHHFKAKIACFAPQFSGFNQHDSQELLAFLLDGLHEDLNQVKCKPYEEAKDASGRPDKEVADEYWSNHLARNDSVIVDTYHGQYKSTLTCPTCSKTSVTFDPFMYLSLPVPSTAKRTMTVTVFSTDGSIEPISYDVTVPQFGSLNDLVQALSSACSLGDDEILLITEVYNNRILRYLEEPSDSVSLLRDGDKLAAFRLPRKYEKSPVVVFTHQYFDERSSIDNITPQMKEFEAPLLAVLPERANGLTLKNIYLKLLEPLRFSKSTSSLNDSGRCNSGCAAVMMDATPDSDSKFQSAPSENAPESSQSETIECQMTEGPSESNIGDTTDSDREAHMEEFEFYLINGRGEFQQTRIQTDEVDLQTTPNRLLINVHWQQNAVGQYDTSMLKSLPEIHKLELIPKGNEDSVALHGCLEAFLKEEPLGPEDMWYCPCCKKHQQAMKKLDLWRLPEVLVIHLKRFSYTQFTRNKLETFVDFPISDLDLSSYIIDKSELSDCHYRLYAISNHYGNMGGGHYTASIYHEEGKGWYKFDDECVRPITEDSIKTPAAYVLFYRRE, from the exons atggccaccgccgccaccgcccaggcctccgcctcctcctccaccgcctccacccgcggctcccccgccgcctcctcctcctcccactccgcCGTCTGCCTCGTCCCCTTCAG GTGGTGGGCGAGGGTgagggaggaggcgccgccggAAGGCGGGGTGAGGTAcgcggcgaccgcggcggcgtcgccctcGTCGTACTACGGGCTTCGCTTGCTCCACAGCTTCCTCCACCCGGATCTCGTGCTTCGCCTCGAGCGCGGGGGTTGCCGCGGCACGGGTGCCGGCGCCGGGGGGCGGAGCTACGCGCTCGTGCCGGCCGACGAGCTCTCGCGTGTGCTCGCGAG GCAAAATTCTAGTTTGGCATTGCATAATAAACATTCATTTGCTGAGGATAGTGCTGGTGCGTACCCTTTGGTGCTTAGGATATCTGTTCGAGAAACAAGCATTTTGACTGTGAAGATCAGCAAAAAG GACAATCCAGTTGAGAACTATAAACGGGCATACAAGATTTTTAATATTGATTCTCAACCA GTTCATGTTTGGGATTTTTCAGGCCAGACAAACCTAATATTAATGAATGAGTGGAATAGGTCAAATCATGACTGCTGCCACTCAGAGCTAGAG AATATTCTTGAAGTGCAAGTCTATGCAATGTCTGACTCCTTAACTTCCAAGATTGGTGGAACCAGCAAAGAGTATACAGAACAATCTTCTGCAGATGTTAATGATATGGATGTTGATTTGTCCTATGGAAGCTTTGGAAGATCTAGCTCGCATGGGCTAATTGGATTGGAAAATCTTGGGAATACTTGCTTTATGAACAGTTCAATTCAATGTTTGGCCCACACATCAAAGCTTGTTGATTATTTCCTAGGAGATTATGACAGGGATATAAATCGGACTAACCCACTAGGACTGAAT GGGGAACTTGCTTTGGCATTTGGAGAATTATTGAGGAGATTATGGAACACCGAGAGAAAACCAGTTTCACCACATCACTTTAAGGCAAAGATTGCTTGTTTTGCCCCTCAGTTCAGTGGCTTCAATCAGCATGATTCACAGGAGCTTCTTGCTTTCTTATTGGATGGCCTCCATGAAGATCTTAACCAGGTCAAGTGCAAGCCATATGAAGAAGCTAAGGATGCAAGTGGGCGCCCTGACAAAGAAGTGGCTGATGAGTACTGGAGTAATCATTTAGCTCGAAATGACTCTGTAATAGTTGATACTTACCAT GGGCAGTACAAATCTACATTAACTTGCCCTACTTGCAGTAAAACATCTGTCACTTTTGACCCATTTATGTACTTGTCTTTGCCTGTACCTTCCACGGCAAAGAGGACAATGACTGTTACAGTTTTCAGCACTGATGGTAGTATAGAGCCAATCTCATATGATGTCACTGTGCCACAATTTGGGAGTCTTAATGATCTTGTTCAGGCTTTAAGTTCTGCTTGTTCACTGGGAGATGATGAAATCCTGCTGATTACAGAG GTTTATAACAACCGCATCCTCCGATACCTCGAAGAGCCTTCAGATTCAGTTTCATTGCTGAGGGATGGAGATAAATTGGCAGCATTCCGGCTACcaagaaaatatgaaaaatccCCAGTTGTGGTTTTTACACACCAATATTTTGATGA GCGTTCTAGTATTGATAATATAACACCACAAATGAAGGAATTTGAGGCCCCACTGCTGGCAGTTCTTCCTGAGAGAGCCAATGGATTAACTCTGAAGAATATCTACCTGAAGTTGTTGGAACCATTAAGATTTTCCAAGAGTACTAGTTCTCTTAATGATAGTGGGAGGTGTAATAGTGGCTGTGCTGCTGTCATGATGGATGCAACGCCTGATTCAGATAGTAAGTTTCAGAGTGCTCCATCGGAAAACGCCCCTGAAAGTAGCCAGTCTGAGACTATTGAATGCCAAATGACCGAAGGACCTAGTGAGTCAAATATTGGTGACACTACTGATTCTGATCGGGAGGCACACATGGAAGAGTTTGAATTTTATTTAATAAATGGAAGGGGTGAATTCCAGCAGACGAGAATACAAACAGATGAGGTGGATTTACAGACAACACCAAACCGGCTACTTATCAATGTCCATTGGCAACAAAATGCAGTAGGACAATATGACACCTCAATGCTGAAAAGTCTACCTGAGATTCATAAGCTTGAGCTTATCCCGAAAGGAAATGAAGATTCTGTCGCACTACATGGTTGTCTGGAAGCCTTTCTAAAAGAGGAACCGTTGGGCCCAGAAGACATGTG GTACTGCCCATGCTGCAAAAAGCATCAACAAGCGATGAAGAAATTAGATCTGTGGAGGCTACCGGAAGTTCTTGTCATTCATCTCAAAAGGTTCTCGTACACCCAATTCACAAGAAATAAGCTTGAGACATTTGTGGATTTCCCCATTAGTGATTTGGATCTGTCATCATATATCATTGACAAGAGTGAACTATCAGACTGCCACTATCGCTTGTATGCTATTAGCAATCACTATGGAAATATGGGAGGTGGACACTACACCGCCAGCATCTAC CATGAAGAAGGGAAGGGATGGTATAAGTTTGATGATGAGTGCGTGAGACCTATAACTGAAGACAGTATAAAGACACCTGCTGCTTATGTGCTGTTCTACAGACGAGAATGA
- the LOC4342449 gene encoding protein YABBY 1 — MSVQFTSEHVCYVNCNYCNTILVVNVPNNCSYNIVTVRCGHCTMVLSMDLAPFHQARTVQDHQVQNRGFQGNNFGSYDIASRNQRTSTAMYPMPTSQQQVSPIRPPEKRQRVPSAYNRFIKEEIQRIKTSNPEISHREAFSAAAKNWAHLPRLHFGLSVADGGGGGGSN; from the exons ATGTCGGTCCAGTTTACATCGGAGCATGTTTGCTATGTCAACTGCAACTATTGCAACACTATCCTTGTG GTGAATGTGCCAAACAATTGTTCCTACAACATTGTGACTGTTAGATGTGGGCATTGCACAATGGTGCTCTCCATGGATCTTGCTCCTTTTCACCAAGCACGCACTGTTCAAGATCACCAG GTACAGAACAGAGGATTTCAAGGTAATAACTTTGGAAGCTATGACATAGCTTCCAGAAATCAGAGGACATCGACAGCCATGTACCCAATGCCAACCAGTCAGCAGCAAGTGTCACCTATACGTC CCCCTGAGAAAAGACAGCGTGTCCCATCTGCATACAACAGATTCATCAA GGAGGAGATACAGAGGATTAAAACCAGCAATCCTGAGATTAGCCACAGGGAGGCATTCAGTGCTGCTGCAAAGAAC TGGGCTCATCTTCCCCGGCTCCATTTTGGCCTCAgcgtcgccgacggcggcggcggcggcggcagcaactaa
- the LOC4342449 gene encoding protein YABBY 1 isoform X1, with protein MSVQFTSEHVCYVNCNYCNTILVVNVPNNCSYNIVTVRCGHCTMVLSMDLAPFHQARTVQDHQNRGFQGNNFGSYDIASRNQRTSTAMYPMPTSQQQVSPIRPPEKRQRVPSAYNRFIKEEIQRIKTSNPEISHREAFSAAAKNWAHLPRLHFGLSVADGGGGGGSN; from the exons ATGTCGGTCCAGTTTACATCGGAGCATGTTTGCTATGTCAACTGCAACTATTGCAACACTATCCTTGTG GTGAATGTGCCAAACAATTGTTCCTACAACATTGTGACTGTTAGATGTGGGCATTGCACAATGGTGCTCTCCATGGATCTTGCTCCTTTTCACCAAGCACGCACTGTTCAAGATCACCAG AACAGAGGATTTCAAGGTAATAACTTTGGAAGCTATGACATAGCTTCCAGAAATCAGAGGACATCGACAGCCATGTACCCAATGCCAACCAGTCAGCAGCAAGTGTCACCTATACGTC CCCCTGAGAAAAGACAGCGTGTCCCATCTGCATACAACAGATTCATCAA GGAGGAGATACAGAGGATTAAAACCAGCAATCCTGAGATTAGCCACAGGGAGGCATTCAGTGCTGCTGCAAAGAAC TGGGCTCATCTTCCCCGGCTCCATTTTGGCCTCAgcgtcgccgacggcggcggcggcggcggcagcaactaa
- the LOC136351056 gene encoding uncharacterized protein, with protein MAEEEAKKPAVVVAMKGHPGSGKSTVARAIATALCCPLLDKDDVRDCTLPLERVDGLAVGMLNELSYAVLWRMAERQVQLGLSVVVDSPLSRRAHLDALTRLPGALVIVVECQPGNEEEWRRRLEKRGAAVPEDGGDGWHKPKTWTELERLRDGYQGCTDYEFGDVPRIVVDTTDPTANSEAISVRVVEFIGSILACDH; from the coding sequence ATGGCTGAGGAAGAAGCAAAAAAGCCGGCGGTGGTAGTGGCCATGAAGGGTCATCCGGGGTCTGGCAAGTCCACGGTGGCGCGCGCCATCGCCACCGCGCTCTGCTGCCCACTCCTGGACAAGGACGATGTCCGGGACTGCACGCTGCCACTTGAGCGCGTCGACGGCCTTGCTGTCGGCATGCTCAATGAGCTCTCCTATGCCGTGTTGTGGCGGATGGCAGAGAGGCAGGTCCAGCTCGGCTTGTCCGTTGTTGTGGATTCCCCGCTGTCACGCCGCGCTCACCTTGACGCGCTCACCCGCCTCCCGGGTGCCCTTGTTATCGTTGTGGAATGCCAGCCAGGCAATGAAGAGGAATGGCGCCGAAGGCTGGAGAAGCGAGGGGCTGCAGTGCCAGAAGATGGTGGTGATGGGTGGCATAAGCCGAAGACGTGGACCGAGCTGGAAAGGCTTCGGGATGGGTACCAAGGTTGCACAGATTATGAATTTGGGGATGTGCCAAGGATTGTTGTGGATACAACTGATCCGACAGCCAATTCAGAGGCAATTTCTGTCAGGGTTGTAGAGTTTATTGGATCTATTCTTGCTTGTGACCATTAA
- the LOC4342450 gene encoding CST complex subunit TEN1, giving the protein MASSVLQPGVPVTLQELEPSSESFRQGASLRVTGVLQSYDLNSAIAVIQDGGASLKVDTQNLREISFRTNSTYQFIGELLIKPDNDAVLQARVGRNVDGIDLNLYQQSLLIRRQYEAQLRSRRA; this is encoded by the exons ATGGCATCTTCTGTTCTTCAGCCTGGGGTGCCTGTTACCTTGCAAGAACTAGAGCCTTCCTCAGAGTCCTTCAGACAAGGAGCATCGCTTAGAGTAACTGGAGT TCTGCAGTCGTATGATTTGAACTCTGCAATTGCTGTTATTCAAGACGGCGGTGCAAGCCTCAAGGTAGACACTCAGAACTTGAGAGAGATCAGCTTCCGCACAAATTCAACCTACCAGTTCATCGGTGAACTCCTGATCAAACCAGATAACGAT GCCGTTTTGCAAGCACGCGTAGGTAGGAATGTCGACGGTATTGACCTGAACCTCTACCAGCAATCTTTGCTCATCCGACGACAATATGAAGCTCAACTACGGTCCAGGAGAGCATGA
- the LOC4342451 gene encoding uncharacterized protein produces the protein MAARCLSSLALLSPSPSSSGKVSAMASPPVPSSAAPRRRPGTRLSVATGGEQLVTAQEASQEPAYGVVSIHHVGILCENLERSMAFYKDLLGLKVNPARPTDKLPYRGAWLWVGSEMIHLMELPNPDPLTGRPEHGGRDRHTCMAIKDVLKLKEIFDKAGIKYTLSKSGRPAIFARDPDGNALEFTQV, from the exons ATGGCGGCGAGGTGCCTCTCTTctctcgccctcctctccccctccccctccagcTCCGGGAAGGTGTCGGCCATGGCCTCCCCGcccgtcccctcctccgccgcccctcgccgccgtcccggGACCCGCCTTTCGGTGGCCACCGGCGGGGAGCAACTCGTCACGGCGCAGGAGGCGTCCCAgg AACCTGCTTATGGAGTTGTTAGCATTCACCATGTTGGGATCCTATGTGAAAATCTTGAAAGGTCAATGGCCTTCTACAAAGATCTGCTTG GTCTTAAGGTGAATCCTGCTAGGCCAACCGACAAGCTTCCTTACAGAGGTGCTTGGCTCTGGGTTGGTTCTGAGATGATTCACTTGATGGAGCTGCCAAATCCCGATCCATTGACTGGGCGCCCAGAGCATGGGGGACGTGATCGTCATACCTGTATGGCGATCAAAGATGTGTTGAAGTTAAAAGAAATCTTTGACAAAGCCG GAATCAAATACACACTTAGCAAATCAGGGCGACCAGCAATATTTGCTCGGGACCCGGACGGAAATGCACTGGAGTTCACACAAGTGTAG